One window of the Archangium primigenium genome contains the following:
- the fabG gene encoding 3-oxoacyl-[acyl-carrier-protein] reductase, giving the protein MSAFKDKVVLVTGGSRGIGRAICVAFAKQGATVVISYAGNEAAAQETLGLVQAAGARGEIVRFDVADTAACASAVEACVKTHGRLDVLVNNAGIAVDGLVMRVKDEDWDKQLDTNLRGAFALIRAASRPMMKQRGGAIINLTSVVGEMGNGGQAAYSASKAGLIGLTKSVARELASRNIRVNAVSPGFIDTDMTASLEGATREKMVAAIPLSRLGSGEDVANAVLFLAGDAAAYITGEVLKVNGGMYM; this is encoded by the coding sequence ATGAGCGCATTCAAGGACAAGGTGGTGTTGGTGACGGGTGGCTCGCGCGGGATTGGCCGGGCCATCTGCGTGGCGTTCGCGAAGCAGGGCGCCACGGTCGTCATCAGCTACGCGGGCAACGAGGCGGCCGCCCAGGAGACGCTGGGGCTCGTGCAGGCCGCGGGCGCCCGGGGCGAGATCGTCCGCTTCGACGTGGCGGACACCGCCGCGTGCGCCAGCGCCGTGGAGGCGTGCGTCAAGACGCACGGCCGGCTGGACGTGCTCGTGAACAACGCGGGCATCGCCGTGGACGGCCTCGTCATGCGCGTGAAGGACGAGGACTGGGACAAACAGTTGGACACCAACCTCCGGGGCGCCTTCGCGCTCATCCGCGCCGCCAGCCGCCCCATGATGAAGCAGCGGGGCGGGGCCATCATCAACCTGACCTCCGTGGTGGGGGAGATGGGCAACGGCGGGCAGGCGGCCTACTCGGCCTCCAAAGCGGGTCTCATCGGCCTCACCAAGTCCGTGGCCCGGGAGCTCGCCAGCCGCAACATCCGTGTCAACGCCGTGTCGCCGGGCTTCATCGACACCGACATGACGGCCTCCCTGGAGGGCGCCACGCGCGAGAAGATGGTGGCCGCCATCCCCCTGTCCCGCCTGGGCTCGGGCGAGGACGTGGCCAACGCCGTGTTGTTCCTGGCCGGAGACGCCGCCGCCTACATCACCGGAGAGGTCCTCAAGGTGAACGGCGGCATGTACATGTAG
- the glyA gene encoding serine hydroxymethyltransferase has protein sequence MENTRTLSQVDPEIAKVLLEETRRQEDGLELIASENFVSPAVMEAAGSVLTNKYAEGYPGKRYYGGCEVVDVAESLAISRAKELFGAEYANVQAHSGSQANMGAYMALMKPGETLLALDLNSGGHLTHGSAFNFSGKLYKAVHYGLTRDTETIDYAQAAALAQEHKPRVVVVGASAYPRIIDFAKFREIADSVGAALMVDMAHIAGLVAAGIHPSPVPLADIVTSTTHKTLRGPRGGLVLAKESYGKTLNSQIFPGIQGGPLMHVIAAKAVAFREALSPEFKAYQKQIVANAQALAEALQKGGLRLCSGGTDNHLMLVDLRPKKLVGKVAEEVLGKAGITVNKNMIPFDPEKPTVTSGVRIGTPALTSRGMKEAEMATVGALVVEALDHASDEARLASIRGRIQEFTQSFPLYASRLK, from the coding sequence ATGGAGAACACCCGCACGCTGTCCCAGGTCGATCCGGAGATCGCCAAGGTCCTCCTCGAGGAGACGCGCCGCCAGGAAGACGGCCTGGAGCTCATCGCCTCGGAGAACTTCGTCAGTCCCGCGGTGATGGAGGCCGCTGGCTCGGTCCTCACCAACAAGTACGCGGAGGGCTACCCCGGCAAGCGCTACTACGGCGGGTGCGAGGTGGTGGACGTGGCCGAGTCGCTCGCCATCTCCCGCGCCAAGGAGCTCTTCGGCGCCGAGTACGCCAACGTGCAGGCCCACTCGGGCAGCCAGGCCAACATGGGCGCCTACATGGCGCTGATGAAGCCGGGAGAGACGCTGCTCGCGCTGGACCTGAACTCCGGCGGCCACCTCACCCACGGCTCCGCGTTCAACTTCTCCGGCAAGCTCTACAAGGCCGTGCACTACGGGCTCACCCGGGACACGGAGACCATCGACTACGCGCAGGCCGCCGCGCTCGCCCAGGAGCACAAGCCGCGCGTGGTGGTGGTGGGCGCCTCGGCCTACCCCCGCATCATCGACTTCGCGAAGTTCCGCGAGATCGCCGACAGCGTGGGCGCCGCGCTCATGGTGGACATGGCGCACATCGCCGGCCTCGTGGCCGCGGGGATCCACCCCTCGCCCGTGCCCCTGGCCGACATCGTCACCAGCACCACGCACAAGACGCTGCGCGGCCCGCGCGGTGGCCTCGTGCTGGCCAAGGAGTCCTACGGCAAGACGCTCAACAGCCAGATCTTCCCGGGCATCCAGGGCGGCCCCCTCATGCACGTCATCGCCGCCAAGGCCGTGGCCTTCCGCGAGGCGCTGTCCCCCGAGTTCAAGGCCTACCAGAAGCAGATCGTCGCCAACGCCCAGGCGCTCGCCGAGGCGCTGCAGAAGGGCGGCCTGCGCCTGTGCTCTGGCGGCACCGACAACCACCTGATGCTCGTGGACCTGCGCCCCAAGAAGCTCGTGGGCAAGGTGGCCGAGGAGGTGCTGGGCAAGGCCGGCATCACGGTGAACAAGAACATGATCCCCTTCGATCCGGAGAAGCCCACGGTGACGTCCGGTGTGCGCATCGGCACCCCGGCGCTCACCTCGCGCGGCATGAAGGAGGCGGAGATGGCCACCGTGGGCGCCCTGGTGGTCGAGGCGCTGGACCACGCCTCGGACGAGGCGCGCCTCGCCAGCATCCGTGGCCGCATCCAGGAGTTCACCCAGAGCTTCCCGCTCTACGCCTCGCGCCTGAAGTAG
- the ribB gene encoding 3,4-dihydroxy-2-butanone-4-phosphate synthase yields the protein MARGKQQQDTDSIALVERALADIRKGRMVILTDDEDRENEGDLVMAAEKVTPQDINFMATHGRGLICLSLDEERIRRLNLPLMVQDNTSSFQTAFTVSIEAAQGVSTGISAKDRAHTIQVAVAPNAKPSDLSRPGHIFPLRAREGGVLVRTGQTEGSVDLSRMAGLRPSGVICEIMNPDGTMARRPDLVRFARKHQMVLLSVADIIRYRLERERLVKRLGEATLERRGQGSFRAYTYGSAVDTAVHVALVKGDISGREPVLTRVHRSCLMGDVLGSAGCECGPQLERAFQKIHEAGRGVVILLQRDASAKDQLRCTHVPNEELVPGHKDQTRLREFGVGAQILKDLKLTRLRLLTNNPKKIVGLESYALEVVEQLPLAEPAEPARRVAARRLAPPRRAS from the coding sequence ATGGCGCGCGGCAAGCAGCAGCAGGACACGGACAGCATCGCCCTGGTGGAGCGGGCGCTCGCGGACATCCGCAAGGGGCGGATGGTCATCCTCACGGATGACGAGGACCGCGAGAACGAGGGCGACCTCGTCATGGCGGCGGAGAAGGTGACCCCCCAGGACATCAACTTCATGGCCACCCATGGCCGCGGGCTCATCTGCCTGTCGCTCGACGAGGAGCGCATCCGCCGGCTCAACCTGCCCCTGATGGTGCAGGACAACACCTCCTCCTTCCAGACGGCCTTCACCGTCTCCATCGAGGCCGCCCAGGGCGTGTCCACCGGCATCTCCGCCAAGGACCGCGCCCACACCATCCAGGTGGCGGTGGCGCCCAACGCCAAGCCCTCGGACCTGTCGCGCCCCGGCCACATCTTCCCCCTGCGCGCGCGCGAGGGTGGGGTGCTCGTGCGCACCGGCCAGACGGAGGGCAGCGTGGACCTGTCGCGCATGGCGGGCCTGCGCCCCTCGGGCGTCATCTGCGAGATCATGAACCCCGACGGCACCATGGCGCGTCGGCCGGACCTCGTGCGCTTCGCCCGCAAGCACCAGATGGTGCTCCTGTCCGTGGCGGACATCATCCGCTACCGGCTGGAGCGCGAGCGGCTCGTGAAGCGGCTGGGCGAGGCGACGCTGGAGCGCCGGGGCCAGGGCTCCTTCCGGGCCTACACCTATGGCAGCGCGGTGGACACGGCCGTGCACGTGGCCCTGGTCAAGGGCGACATCTCCGGCCGGGAGCCCGTGCTCACCCGCGTGCATCGCTCCTGCCTCATGGGGGACGTGCTGGGCAGCGCCGGGTGCGAGTGCGGCCCTCAGCTGGAGCGGGCCTTCCAGAAAATCCACGAGGCGGGGCGGGGGGTGGTCATCCTCCTGCAGCGCGATGCGTCCGCGAAGGATCAGCTGCGCTGCACCCACGTGCCCAACGAGGAGCTGGTCCCCGGGCACAAGGATCAGACCCGGCTGCGCGAGTTCGGCGTGGGGGCGCAGATCCTCAAGGATCTCAAGCTGACCCGGCTGCGCCTGCTCACCAACAACCCCAAGAAGATCGTGGGGTTGGAGAGCTACGCCCTGGAGGTGGTGGAGCAGCTGCCCCTGGCGGAGCCGGCGGAGCCCGCCCGGCGGGTCGCCGCTCGTCGCCTCGCTCCCCCCCGCCGGGCCTCCTGA
- the fabD gene encoding ACP S-malonyltransferase yields the protein MSKIAFIFPGQGSQAVGMGKDLFEKFPEARVVFEAADEALGEKFTQTMFEGPEAALKLTANTQPAILTVSVAAHAVFSRRGPAPVFVAGHSLGEYSALVAAGALSLEDAVRAVRARGTFMQEAVPEGVGAMAAILGLTPDKVKQACDEAAQDQVVSPANYNSPEQTVIAGHAQAVERAGARSKELGAKRVMPLPVSAPFHCALMDPVKPRLAEVLARVKVGAPAVPVVTNVEARPNTDAARVVPLLLEQVSSVVRWLECVETLKAEGVTRLVELGPGKVLSGLTKRISKDIESFNVEDSASLEKVLAALGA from the coding sequence ATGTCGAAGATCGCTTTCATTTTCCCCGGCCAGGGCAGTCAGGCCGTTGGCATGGGGAAGGACCTGTTCGAGAAGTTTCCCGAGGCCCGGGTCGTGTTCGAGGCGGCCGACGAGGCACTGGGCGAGAAGTTCACCCAGACGATGTTCGAGGGGCCCGAGGCCGCGCTCAAGCTGACGGCCAACACCCAGCCGGCCATCCTCACCGTGTCGGTGGCCGCGCACGCCGTGTTCTCCCGGCGGGGGCCGGCGCCGGTGTTCGTGGCGGGCCATTCGCTCGGGGAGTACTCGGCCCTGGTGGCCGCGGGGGCGCTGTCCCTGGAGGACGCCGTGCGGGCCGTGCGCGCGCGGGGCACCTTCATGCAGGAAGCCGTGCCCGAGGGCGTGGGCGCCATGGCCGCCATCCTCGGCCTCACCCCGGACAAGGTGAAGCAGGCGTGTGACGAGGCGGCCCAGGATCAGGTGGTGTCCCCCGCCAACTACAACTCGCCCGAGCAGACGGTCATCGCCGGCCATGCCCAGGCGGTGGAGCGCGCCGGGGCGCGGAGCAAGGAGCTGGGCGCCAAGCGCGTCATGCCCCTGCCGGTGTCCGCCCCCTTCCACTGCGCGCTGATGGACCCCGTCAAGCCGCGCCTGGCCGAGGTGCTCGCGCGGGTGAAGGTGGGTGCACCGGCGGTACCGGTGGTGACCAACGTGGAGGCGCGCCCCAACACCGACGCGGCGCGCGTGGTGCCCCTGCTGCTCGAGCAGGTCAGCTCCGTGGTGCGCTGGCTCGAGTGCGTGGAGACGCTCAAGGCCGAGGGCGTCACGCGCCTCGTCGAGCTGGGCCCGGGCAAGGTGCTCAGCGGGCTCACCAAGCGCATCAGCAAGGACATCGAGTCGTTCAACGTGGAAGATTCCGCGAGCCTGGAGAAGGTCCTCGCGGCGCTGGGAGCCTGA
- a CDS encoding PilZ domain-containing protein gives MDLTAWLTNFRELHERARRGLHTSEERARYLEAREHFARSLLESQGQNPVTGTSARRTFRVPKGLVVDVCFREGAWRGRTLDVSSGGFSCRLTHPPVAGEVGGFVLWLPEAHERPVTGLVRLVARDTGEQEPRRVSLTFEEMDEEARERLELMIFDLALGYVRA, from the coding sequence ATGGATTTGACCGCGTGGTTGACGAACTTCCGGGAATTGCACGAGCGGGCGCGCCGCGGGCTGCACACGAGCGAGGAGCGGGCGCGCTATCTGGAGGCCCGGGAGCACTTCGCGCGCTCGCTGCTCGAGTCCCAGGGGCAGAACCCGGTGACGGGCACGAGCGCGCGCCGCACCTTCCGGGTGCCCAAGGGCCTCGTGGTGGACGTGTGCTTCCGGGAAGGCGCCTGGCGGGGCCGCACCCTGGATGTCTCCTCGGGGGGCTTCTCCTGCCGGCTGACCCATCCCCCGGTGGCGGGCGAGGTGGGCGGCTTCGTGCTGTGGCTGCCCGAGGCCCACGAGCGGCCGGTGACGGGGCTCGTGCGGCTCGTGGCGCGGGACACGGGGGAGCAGGAGCCGCGGCGCGTCTCGCTCACCTTCGAGGAGATGGACGAAGAGGCCCGCGAGCGCCTGGAGCTGATGATCTTCGATCTGGCGCTGGGCTACGTCCGGGCCTGA
- the nrdR gene encoding transcriptional regulator NrdR, protein MRCPFCQDAENKVIDSRESQEGSVIRRRRECLQCKRRFTTYERVEELAPLIVKKDGRRETFDRDKLLAGLQKACEKRPVSSDRLEETVTAVERLLQGLGEKEVPSSVIGEEVMRRLQVLDEVAYVRFASVYRSFHDITEFMEELKDLLSERARERKPPRSPDKEG, encoded by the coding sequence ATGCGCTGCCCCTTCTGCCAGGACGCCGAGAACAAGGTCATCGACTCGCGCGAGTCTCAGGAGGGGTCCGTCATCCGCCGGCGCCGCGAGTGCCTCCAGTGCAAGCGGCGCTTCACCACCTACGAGCGCGTGGAGGAACTCGCCCCGCTCATCGTGAAGAAGGACGGGCGGCGCGAGACGTTCGATCGGGACAAGCTGCTCGCGGGGCTGCAGAAGGCCTGCGAGAAGCGCCCGGTGTCCTCGGATCGGCTGGAGGAGACGGTGACGGCCGTGGAGCGCCTGCTCCAGGGCCTGGGCGAGAAGGAAGTGCCCTCGTCGGTCATCGGCGAGGAGGTGATGCGGCGGCTGCAGGTGCTGGACGAGGTGGCCTACGTGCGCTTCGCCTCGGTGTACCGCAGCTTCCACGACATCACCGAGTTCATGGAGGAGCTCAAGGACCTGCTGTCGGAACGGGCGCGTGAGCGCAAGCCGCCCCGTTCTCCGGACAAGGAAGGTTGA
- the rpiB gene encoding ribose 5-phosphate isomerase B gives MKVIIASDHAGLELRRELVKALQEARTEVDDRGPATADSVDYPDFARQVALGVAEGRATFGVLVCGTGMGMAITANKFPGIRAALCTDEFVARMARAHNDANVLCLGQRVVGAGLARSILEAFLTTPFEGGRHQRRLDKIREAESGNGR, from the coding sequence ATGAAGGTCATCATCGCGTCGGACCATGCGGGCCTGGAGTTGCGCCGCGAACTCGTGAAGGCGCTCCAGGAGGCGCGCACCGAGGTGGATGACCGGGGGCCGGCCACGGCGGACTCCGTGGACTACCCCGACTTCGCCCGCCAGGTGGCGCTCGGGGTAGCGGAGGGCCGGGCGACCTTTGGCGTCCTCGTGTGCGGCACGGGCATGGGCATGGCCATCACCGCCAACAAGTTCCCGGGCATCCGCGCCGCGCTCTGCACGGACGAGTTCGTGGCCCGCATGGCCCGGGCCCACAACGACGCCAACGTGCTCTGCCTGGGTCAGCGCGTGGTGGGGGCGGGGCTCGCCCGGAGCATCCTCGAGGCGTTCCTGACCACCCCGTTCGAGGGCGGCCGCCACCAGCGGCGCCTGGACAAGATTCGCGAGGCCGAGTCCGGCAACGGGCGCTGA
- the fabF gene encoding beta-ketoacyl-ACP synthase II, translating to MSNRRVVITGTGILTALGTGTEKNWKAMLAGQSGIANITRFDVGKIDTRFAGEVKDFQPEQFIEKREVRRMDLFAQFALAAADMAVKESGLPIGPDAPHGYTPEKVGVIVGSGIGGISSLEEQHHKGMEKGFDRLSPFFIIQMIINMAPGLISMRYGCKGPNWSPVSACATSAHAIGEAWKSIRLGECDAVIAGGAEAAITPLGMGGFSVMKALSNRNDSPASASRPFDKERDGFVMGEGAGIVVLEELEHAKKRGARILAEVVGYGANSDAHHVTQPAPEGEGAARCMRLALASAGMNPEDVSYINAHGTSTPFNDANETKAIKAVFGAHARKVAVSSTKSMTGHMLGAAGGAEAVVSVMTLLHDIVPPTINLTNPDPDCDLDYVPNQAREQRVDAVMSNSFGFGGTNAVLVFKKFQ from the coding sequence GTGTCAAACCGTCGAGTCGTCATCACCGGTACCGGCATCCTCACGGCACTGGGCACCGGTACCGAGAAGAACTGGAAGGCGATGCTCGCCGGCCAGTCCGGTATCGCGAACATCACCCGCTTCGATGTGGGGAAGATCGACACCCGCTTCGCCGGGGAGGTGAAGGACTTCCAGCCCGAGCAGTTCATCGAGAAGCGCGAAGTGCGCCGGATGGACCTGTTCGCCCAGTTCGCGCTCGCGGCGGCCGACATGGCCGTCAAGGAGAGTGGCCTGCCCATCGGGCCGGACGCTCCCCATGGCTACACGCCCGAGAAGGTCGGCGTCATCGTGGGCTCGGGCATTGGTGGCATCTCCTCGCTCGAGGAGCAGCACCACAAGGGGATGGAGAAGGGCTTTGACCGGCTCTCTCCGTTCTTCATCATCCAGATGATCATCAACATGGCGCCTGGACTCATCTCCATGCGCTATGGCTGCAAGGGCCCCAACTGGTCGCCCGTGTCGGCCTGCGCCACCAGCGCGCACGCCATCGGCGAGGCCTGGAAGTCCATCCGCCTGGGCGAGTGTGACGCGGTCATCGCCGGCGGTGCCGAGGCGGCCATCACCCCGCTGGGCATGGGCGGCTTCTCGGTGATGAAGGCCCTGTCCAACCGCAACGACAGCCCGGCGAGCGCCAGCCGTCCCTTCGACAAGGAGCGCGATGGCTTCGTGATGGGCGAGGGCGCGGGCATCGTCGTGCTCGAGGAGCTGGAGCACGCCAAGAAGCGCGGCGCGCGCATCCTCGCGGAGGTCGTGGGTTATGGCGCCAACTCGGACGCGCACCACGTGACGCAGCCCGCCCCGGAAGGCGAGGGCGCGGCGCGGTGCATGCGCCTGGCGCTCGCGTCCGCGGGCATGAACCCCGAGGACGTGAGCTACATCAACGCGCACGGCACCTCCACGCCCTTCAACGACGCCAACGAGACCAAGGCCATCAAGGCCGTGTTCGGCGCGCACGCGCGCAAGGTCGCCGTGTCGTCCACCAAGTCCATGACGGGCCACATGCTGGGCGCCGCCGGTGGCGCCGAGGCCGTGGTGAGCGTGATGACGCTCCTCCACGACATCGTCCCGCCGACCATCAACCTGACCAACCCGGATCCGGACTGCGATCTGGACTACGTGCCCAACCAGGCGCGTGAGCAGCGGGTGGACGCGGTGATGAGCAACTCGTTCGGTTTCGGCGGCACCAACGCGGTGCTGGTGTTCAAGAAGTTCCAGTAG
- the plsX gene encoding phosphate acyltransferase PlsX — translation MRLVLDAMGGDHAPETPVRGALLFARERAEHEVVLVGPADRVRDCLARAGGAPLNVRVHPASQVVEMGDQAFSAIRRKRDSSLRVGFELVRRGEAEAFVSAGHSGAVMAGGLLVLGRLPGVDRPAIATLLPALKGSGRCLLLDSGANVECRPEHLAQWAVLGSAYVRARLGLARPRVAVLSNGEESSKGTALTRAAAALLRGSDLNFVGYAEGRALFSGDVEVVVTDGFTGNVVLKTSEGVAAGVTGVLRSAIEARGGLAEKLGALLLRPTFAGLRKMVDYAEHGGAPLLGIQGVAIVAHGRSSPRALQQALEAAARSAEAGGHAELTRCIAQAAAWLPVRHRGKSAPSGG, via the coding sequence ATGAGGCTCGTTCTGGATGCGATGGGGGGGGATCACGCCCCGGAGACCCCCGTGCGAGGCGCGCTCCTGTTCGCCCGGGAGCGCGCGGAGCACGAGGTGGTGCTGGTGGGGCCCGCGGACCGGGTGCGCGACTGCCTCGCGCGGGCGGGGGGCGCTCCCCTCAATGTGCGCGTGCATCCCGCCTCCCAGGTCGTGGAGATGGGCGATCAGGCCTTCTCCGCCATCCGCCGCAAGCGCGACTCCTCCCTCCGGGTGGGCTTCGAGCTCGTGCGCCGGGGCGAGGCCGAGGCGTTCGTGTCGGCCGGGCACTCGGGGGCGGTGATGGCCGGGGGGCTGCTCGTGCTCGGCCGCCTGCCCGGGGTGGACCGCCCCGCCATCGCCACGCTCCTGCCCGCCCTCAAGGGCAGCGGGCGCTGCCTGCTCCTGGACTCGGGGGCCAACGTGGAGTGCAGGCCCGAGCACCTCGCCCAGTGGGCCGTGCTGGGCAGCGCCTACGTGCGGGCCCGGCTGGGGCTGGCGCGTCCCCGGGTGGCCGTGCTCTCCAATGGCGAGGAGTCCTCCAAGGGCACGGCGCTCACGCGCGCGGCGGCGGCGCTGCTGCGGGGCTCGGACCTGAACTTCGTGGGCTACGCCGAGGGGCGCGCGCTGTTCTCCGGCGACGTGGAGGTGGTCGTCACCGACGGTTTCACGGGCAATGTGGTGCTCAAGACCTCCGAGGGCGTGGCGGCGGGAGTGACGGGGGTGCTGCGCTCGGCCATCGAGGCGCGGGGCGGCCTGGCGGAGAAGCTGGGGGCGCTGCTCCTGCGGCCCACCTTCGCGGGGCTGCGCAAGATGGTGGACTACGCGGAGCACGGCGGCGCGCCGCTGCTCGGCATCCAGGGCGTGGCCATCGTGGCCCATGGTCGCAGCTCGCCGCGCGCCCTGCAGCAGGCCCTGGAGGCGGCCGCGCGCTCGGCCGAGGCGGGGGGCCACGCCGAGTTGACGCGTTGCATCGCCCAGGCCGCCGCCTGGCTTCCCGTCCGCCACCGGGGAAAGAGCGCACCCTCGGGGGGGTGA
- the rpmF gene encoding 50S ribosomal protein L32 — protein sequence MGVPKKRTSKMRRDRRRAANNNLRSAVQVIKCSNCNEPALPHRACSACGFYKGRETVPAAQG from the coding sequence GTGGGTGTTCCCAAGAAGCGTACGTCCAAGATGCGTCGTGACCGCCGCCGGGCGGCCAACAACAACCTGCGGAGCGCCGTGCAGGTGATCAAGTGCAGCAACTGCAACGAGCCGGCGCTTCCGCACCGCGCCTGCAGCGCCTGCGGCTTCTACAAGGGCCGCGAGACGGTCCCCGCCGCCCAGGGCTAG
- the ribD gene encoding bifunctional diaminohydroxyphosphoribosylaminopyrimidine deaminase/5-amino-6-(5-phosphoribosylamino)uracil reductase RibD, whose product MRLLTRARLQAGRAPRAKRTADFDRAVAEFFMRMALEEAAKGLGRTSPNPVVGVVLVKGGRVISRGYHRRAGTAHAEVVALEAAGTKARGADLYTTLEPCDHYGRTPPCSQAILDAGVRRVITASSDPNPKVNGKGVARLRRAGVQVLTGVLAEEADRLNRPFFKAMTTGLPFVSLKAAVTLDGKLATATGDSRWVTGEQARAWVHRLRDQVDVILVGANTARRDNPQLTTRLPEGSGKDPVRVVVDSRLRLPATLTVFTQRSPARTVVATLEEPTGRKAKRFLSTGADVWQLPEKDGQVDLEALMRRLAQEGLNHVLVEGGAEMYGSFLREELADELLLFIAPKLIGGEGLSWSGSLGVKQMARALTVSPLAFEQVGEDLLLRTQLQPRR is encoded by the coding sequence ATGCGGCTCTTGACGCGAGCGCGATTGCAGGCGGGGCGCGCGCCCCGGGCCAAGCGCACGGCGGATTTCGACCGCGCCGTGGCCGAGTTCTTCATGCGCATGGCGCTGGAGGAGGCCGCCAAGGGCCTGGGCCGCACCAGCCCCAATCCGGTGGTGGGCGTCGTGCTGGTGAAGGGCGGCCGGGTCATCTCCCGCGGCTACCACCGCCGCGCGGGCACCGCGCACGCCGAGGTGGTGGCGCTCGAGGCCGCGGGCACCAAGGCGCGGGGCGCCGACCTCTACACCACGCTCGAGCCGTGCGATCACTACGGGCGCACGCCGCCGTGCAGTCAGGCCATCCTGGACGCGGGCGTGCGCCGGGTCATCACCGCCTCGTCGGATCCCAACCCCAAGGTGAACGGCAAGGGCGTGGCCCGGCTGCGGCGCGCCGGGGTGCAGGTGCTCACCGGCGTGCTCGCCGAGGAGGCCGATCGGCTCAACCGCCCCTTCTTCAAGGCGATGACCACCGGCCTGCCCTTCGTCTCGCTCAAGGCGGCGGTCACCCTGGACGGCAAGCTCGCCACCGCCACCGGGGACTCGCGCTGGGTGACGGGCGAGCAGGCCCGCGCGTGGGTGCACCGGCTGCGCGACCAGGTGGACGTCATCCTCGTGGGCGCGAACACCGCCCGCCGTGACAACCCCCAGCTCACCACCCGGCTGCCCGAGGGCAGTGGGAAGGATCCCGTGCGGGTCGTGGTGGATTCGCGCCTGCGGCTGCCGGCGACGCTCACCGTCTTCACCCAGCGCTCGCCCGCGCGCACCGTGGTGGCCACGCTCGAGGAGCCCACCGGCCGCAAGGCCAAACGCTTCCTCTCGACCGGCGCCGACGTCTGGCAGCTGCCCGAGAAGGACGGGCAGGTGGATCTGGAAGCCCTCATGCGCCGACTCGCCCAGGAGGGCCTCAACCATGTCCTCGTGGAGGGTGGGGCGGAGATGTACGGCTCGTTCCTGCGCGAGGAGCTGGCCGACGAGCTCCTGCTCTTCATCGCGCCCAAGCTCATCGGCGGCGAGGGCCTGTCCTGGTCGGGCTCGCTGGGCGTCAAGCAGATGGCGCGCGCGCTCACGGTGAGCCCGCTCGCCTTCGAGCAGGTGGGCGAGGATCTCCTGCTGCGCACCCAGCTCCAGCCGCGCCGCTGA
- a CDS encoding riboflavin synthase: protein MFTGLIQDIGVVERVIPGGMTDLWIRTSLGARDFTLGESIAVDGACLTVVERAGDSFRVQAAPETLRRTTLGARTPGSRVNLERALALGDRLGGHMVSGHVDAVSEVLETRTEGGSWVMLFRLTPDIAPFFIEKGSVAIDGISLTVNSVGVDHFGVQLIPETQERTTLRSRAVGERVNLEADMIGKYVARLISLRQGPGAGLTEAALKAAGFGG, encoded by the coding sequence ATGTTCACCGGACTCATCCAGGACATTGGCGTGGTGGAGCGGGTCATCCCCGGCGGGATGACGGACCTGTGGATCCGCACCTCGCTCGGGGCGCGGGACTTCACACTCGGCGAGTCGATCGCGGTGGATGGCGCCTGCCTCACCGTGGTGGAGCGCGCGGGCGACTCCTTCCGCGTCCAGGCGGCGCCGGAGACCCTGCGGCGCACGACGCTCGGGGCCCGGACGCCCGGCTCGCGGGTCAACCTCGAGCGGGCGCTCGCGCTGGGCGACCGGCTCGGCGGCCACATGGTCAGCGGCCACGTGGACGCGGTGAGCGAGGTGCTGGAGACGCGCACCGAGGGCGGCTCGTGGGTGATGCTCTTCCGGCTCACCCCGGACATCGCCCCCTTCTTCATCGAGAAGGGCTCGGTGGCCATCGACGGCATCAGCCTCACCGTCAACTCGGTGGGCGTGGACCACTTCGGCGTGCAGCTCATCCCCGAGACCCAGGAGCGCACCACGCTGCGCTCGCGCGCGGTGGGGGAGCGGGTGAACCTGGAGGCGGACATGATTGGCAAGTACGTGGCGCGGCTCATCTCGCTGCGCCAGGGCCCGGGGGCCGGGCTCACCGAGGCCGCGCTCAAGGCCGCGGGCTTCGGGGGCTGA
- the acpP gene encoding acyl carrier protein, translated as MTTSTIESKIKGIIADQLGVGEEEIKPESSFIEDLGADSLDIVELVMAMEEEFEVEIPDEEAENIKTVGDAINYVNTHKK; from the coding sequence ATGACGACGTCTACCATCGAGAGCAAGATCAAGGGCATCATCGCCGACCAGCTGGGGGTGGGCGAGGAGGAGATCAAGCCCGAGTCCTCCTTCATCGAGGACCTCGGCGCCGACAGCCTCGACATCGTCGAGCTGGTGATGGCGATGGAGGAGGAGTTCGAGGTCGAGATCCCCGACGAGGAGGCCGAGAACATCAAGACCGTCGGTGACGCCATCAACTACGTCAACACCCACAAGAAGTAG